In Quercus lobata isolate SW786 chromosome 12, ValleyOak3.0 Primary Assembly, whole genome shotgun sequence, a genomic segment contains:
- the LOC115971485 gene encoding RNA polymerase sigma factor sigC isoform X1 yields the protein MGFGFRLNLKWGFPIQSHSLTNSPSRLSSSYVRGKEASLNLTRQSFVSVISEESETFYKDPLKADTCSAAAPLFMENNFSEMEDMKKNIRKRSYSSLHNMIDDTQVPVEEDKFTSCTSLQGSKEANFNLLMENLHVLEETFVDSDVLRLERDILQQLGRLGAINLFNTCLSRTVQISNLLDLSDIPTDYTEHEKKSKTDENAEDEMKGKTDDCIGKVVVRSRKKRERKSRGKKTLENACETSLLLLPSKTIQQRFGQPNISSVKRASSSRSRRLKISRNEAEMSTGVKVVANLERIRRTLEEETGRVATISCWAEAAGLDEKVLQQNLHFGWYCRDEIIRSTRSLVLYLARNYRGLGIALEDLIQAGNLGVLQGAERFDHTRGYRFSTYVQYWIRKSMSRMVAQHARGIQIPYTLCSAINQIQKAKTALNSGHKKYPDDDEIAKHTGLSLAKIRSASKCLRVVGSIDQKMGHCINIKYMELTPDMSVKSPEETVMRQHMIKDIHDLLRGLDSRERQALFLRYGLKDNQPKSLEESGRLLCVTKEWMRKIEKKALTKLRDEDICRNLSHYLDL from the exons ATGGGTTTCGGTTTCAGGCTAAATCTGAAGTGGGGTTTTCCTATTCAGTCTCATTCCCTCACCAATTCACCCTCCAGACTTTCCTCATCTTATG TTAGAGGCAAGGAGGCTTCTCTCAACTTGACAAGGCAGTCTTTTGTGTCTGTTATTTCTGAGGAGAGTGAGACATTTTATAAAGATCCTCTGAAAGCAGACACTTGTTCAGCTGCAGCTCCACTCTTCATGGAGAATAATTTCTCAGAAATGGAAGACATGAAG AAAAACATTAGGAAGAGGTCATACAGTAGTCTACATAACATGATCGATGATACCCAGGTACCTGTTGAAGAGGACAAATTTACTTCCTGCACAAGCTTACAAGGGAGCAAGGAagcaaattttaatttgttaatggAAAATCTTCACGTTTTAGAGGAAACTTTCGTTGATTCGGACGTGCTAAGGTTGGAAAGAGATATTCTGCAGCAACTAGGAAGGCTTGGAGCTATAAACTTATTCAATACCTGTCTATCAAGAACGGTTCAAATCTCAAATCTATTGGATTTGTCTGACATACCTACTGATTATACAGAGCACGAGAAGAAAAGCAAAACAGACGAGAATGCAGAAGATGAGATGAAAGGCAAAACAGATGATTGCATAGGTAAAGTTGTTGTTCGCTCCAGgaaaaagagggaaagaaaatcaagaggaaaaaaaacattGGAAAATGCCTGTGAAACTTCTCTTCTGTTATTGCCTTCAAAAACCATTCAGCAACGTTTTGGACAGCCTAATATTTCATCTGTAAAAAGGGCATCAAGTTCTAGAAGTAGAAGGCTTAAGATTTCTAGGAATGAGGCTGAAATGTCAACAGGGGTTAAG GTGGTTGCAAACTTGGAGAGAATCAGAAGAACTTTGGAAGAGGAAACTGGGCGAGTAGCCACCATAAGTTGCTGGGCAGAAGCAGCTGGACTTGATGAAAAGGTGCTGCAGCAGAATTTGCATTTTGGTTGGTATTGCAGGGATGAGATTATAAGGAGTACTCGCTCCTTAGTTCTATACCTTGCAAGAAACTATAGAGGCCTGGGAATAGCCTTGGAAGATTTAATTCAG GCTGGAAATCTGGGAGTGCTCCAAGGTGCTGAAAGGTTTGATCATACTAGGGGTTACCGATTTTCAACCTATGTCCAGTACTGGATAAGGAAATCAATGTCAAGAATGGTAGCACAGCATGCTAGGGGAATTCAAATTCCT TACACATTGTGCAGTGCAATAAATCAGATACAGAAAGCTAAAACAGCCCTTAACAGTGGCCACAAGAAATACCCAGATGATGATGAAATTGCAAAGCACACAGGTCTTTCTTTGGCTAAAATTAGATCGGCTAGCAAATGCTTAAGAGTTGTGGGTTCAATTGATCAGAAGATGGGACATTGCatcaatataaaatatatg GAACTTACACCTGATATGTCGGTAAAGAGCCCGGAAGAAACTGTCATGAGGCAACACATGATAAAAGACATTCATGATCTCTTAAGAGGCTTGGATTCAAGAGAGAGGCAAGCGTTGTTCCTACGGTATGGTCTTAAGGACAATCAGCCTAAATCACTTGAGGAATCTGGGAGGCTTCTTTGTGTGACCAAGGAGTGGATgcggaaaattgaaaagaaggCTCTAACAAAGCTAAGGGATGAAGATATCTGCAGAAATTTAAGCCATTATTTGGATTTGTAG
- the LOC115971485 gene encoding RNA polymerase sigma factor sigC isoform X2: MGFGFRLNLKWGFPIQSHSLTNSPSRLSSSYVRGKEASLNLTRQSFVSVISEESETFYKDPLKADTCSAAAPLFMENNFSEMEDMKVPVEEDKFTSCTSLQGSKEANFNLLMENLHVLEETFVDSDVLRLERDILQQLGRLGAINLFNTCLSRTVQISNLLDLSDIPTDYTEHEKKSKTDENAEDEMKGKTDDCIGKVVVRSRKKRERKSRGKKTLENACETSLLLLPSKTIQQRFGQPNISSVKRASSSRSRRLKISRNEAEMSTGVKVVANLERIRRTLEEETGRVATISCWAEAAGLDEKVLQQNLHFGWYCRDEIIRSTRSLVLYLARNYRGLGIALEDLIQAGNLGVLQGAERFDHTRGYRFSTYVQYWIRKSMSRMVAQHARGIQIPYTLCSAINQIQKAKTALNSGHKKYPDDDEIAKHTGLSLAKIRSASKCLRVVGSIDQKMGHCINIKYMELTPDMSVKSPEETVMRQHMIKDIHDLLRGLDSRERQALFLRYGLKDNQPKSLEESGRLLCVTKEWMRKIEKKALTKLRDEDICRNLSHYLDL, translated from the exons ATGGGTTTCGGTTTCAGGCTAAATCTGAAGTGGGGTTTTCCTATTCAGTCTCATTCCCTCACCAATTCACCCTCCAGACTTTCCTCATCTTATG TTAGAGGCAAGGAGGCTTCTCTCAACTTGACAAGGCAGTCTTTTGTGTCTGTTATTTCTGAGGAGAGTGAGACATTTTATAAAGATCCTCTGAAAGCAGACACTTGTTCAGCTGCAGCTCCACTCTTCATGGAGAATAATTTCTCAGAAATGGAAGACATGAAG GTACCTGTTGAAGAGGACAAATTTACTTCCTGCACAAGCTTACAAGGGAGCAAGGAagcaaattttaatttgttaatggAAAATCTTCACGTTTTAGAGGAAACTTTCGTTGATTCGGACGTGCTAAGGTTGGAAAGAGATATTCTGCAGCAACTAGGAAGGCTTGGAGCTATAAACTTATTCAATACCTGTCTATCAAGAACGGTTCAAATCTCAAATCTATTGGATTTGTCTGACATACCTACTGATTATACAGAGCACGAGAAGAAAAGCAAAACAGACGAGAATGCAGAAGATGAGATGAAAGGCAAAACAGATGATTGCATAGGTAAAGTTGTTGTTCGCTCCAGgaaaaagagggaaagaaaatcaagaggaaaaaaaacattGGAAAATGCCTGTGAAACTTCTCTTCTGTTATTGCCTTCAAAAACCATTCAGCAACGTTTTGGACAGCCTAATATTTCATCTGTAAAAAGGGCATCAAGTTCTAGAAGTAGAAGGCTTAAGATTTCTAGGAATGAGGCTGAAATGTCAACAGGGGTTAAG GTGGTTGCAAACTTGGAGAGAATCAGAAGAACTTTGGAAGAGGAAACTGGGCGAGTAGCCACCATAAGTTGCTGGGCAGAAGCAGCTGGACTTGATGAAAAGGTGCTGCAGCAGAATTTGCATTTTGGTTGGTATTGCAGGGATGAGATTATAAGGAGTACTCGCTCCTTAGTTCTATACCTTGCAAGAAACTATAGAGGCCTGGGAATAGCCTTGGAAGATTTAATTCAG GCTGGAAATCTGGGAGTGCTCCAAGGTGCTGAAAGGTTTGATCATACTAGGGGTTACCGATTTTCAACCTATGTCCAGTACTGGATAAGGAAATCAATGTCAAGAATGGTAGCACAGCATGCTAGGGGAATTCAAATTCCT TACACATTGTGCAGTGCAATAAATCAGATACAGAAAGCTAAAACAGCCCTTAACAGTGGCCACAAGAAATACCCAGATGATGATGAAATTGCAAAGCACACAGGTCTTTCTTTGGCTAAAATTAGATCGGCTAGCAAATGCTTAAGAGTTGTGGGTTCAATTGATCAGAAGATGGGACATTGCatcaatataaaatatatg GAACTTACACCTGATATGTCGGTAAAGAGCCCGGAAGAAACTGTCATGAGGCAACACATGATAAAAGACATTCATGATCTCTTAAGAGGCTTGGATTCAAGAGAGAGGCAAGCGTTGTTCCTACGGTATGGTCTTAAGGACAATCAGCCTAAATCACTTGAGGAATCTGGGAGGCTTCTTTGTGTGACCAAGGAGTGGATgcggaaaattgaaaagaaggCTCTAACAAAGCTAAGGGATGAAGATATCTGCAGAAATTTAAGCCATTATTTGGATTTGTAG
- the LOC115971485 gene encoding RNA polymerase sigma factor sigC isoform X3, with the protein MIDDTQVPVEEDKFTSCTSLQGSKEANFNLLMENLHVLEETFVDSDVLRLERDILQQLGRLGAINLFNTCLSRTVQISNLLDLSDIPTDYTEHEKKSKTDENAEDEMKGKTDDCIGKVVVRSRKKRERKSRGKKTLENACETSLLLLPSKTIQQRFGQPNISSVKRASSSRSRRLKISRNEAEMSTGVKVVANLERIRRTLEEETGRVATISCWAEAAGLDEKVLQQNLHFGWYCRDEIIRSTRSLVLYLARNYRGLGIALEDLIQAGNLGVLQGAERFDHTRGYRFSTYVQYWIRKSMSRMVAQHARGIQIPYTLCSAINQIQKAKTALNSGHKKYPDDDEIAKHTGLSLAKIRSASKCLRVVGSIDQKMGHCINIKYMELTPDMSVKSPEETVMRQHMIKDIHDLLRGLDSRERQALFLRYGLKDNQPKSLEESGRLLCVTKEWMRKIEKKALTKLRDEDICRNLSHYLDL; encoded by the exons ATGATCGATGATACCCAGGTACCTGTTGAAGAGGACAAATTTACTTCCTGCACAAGCTTACAAGGGAGCAAGGAagcaaattttaatttgttaatggAAAATCTTCACGTTTTAGAGGAAACTTTCGTTGATTCGGACGTGCTAAGGTTGGAAAGAGATATTCTGCAGCAACTAGGAAGGCTTGGAGCTATAAACTTATTCAATACCTGTCTATCAAGAACGGTTCAAATCTCAAATCTATTGGATTTGTCTGACATACCTACTGATTATACAGAGCACGAGAAGAAAAGCAAAACAGACGAGAATGCAGAAGATGAGATGAAAGGCAAAACAGATGATTGCATAGGTAAAGTTGTTGTTCGCTCCAGgaaaaagagggaaagaaaatcaagaggaaaaaaaacattGGAAAATGCCTGTGAAACTTCTCTTCTGTTATTGCCTTCAAAAACCATTCAGCAACGTTTTGGACAGCCTAATATTTCATCTGTAAAAAGGGCATCAAGTTCTAGAAGTAGAAGGCTTAAGATTTCTAGGAATGAGGCTGAAATGTCAACAGGGGTTAAG GTGGTTGCAAACTTGGAGAGAATCAGAAGAACTTTGGAAGAGGAAACTGGGCGAGTAGCCACCATAAGTTGCTGGGCAGAAGCAGCTGGACTTGATGAAAAGGTGCTGCAGCAGAATTTGCATTTTGGTTGGTATTGCAGGGATGAGATTATAAGGAGTACTCGCTCCTTAGTTCTATACCTTGCAAGAAACTATAGAGGCCTGGGAATAGCCTTGGAAGATTTAATTCAG GCTGGAAATCTGGGAGTGCTCCAAGGTGCTGAAAGGTTTGATCATACTAGGGGTTACCGATTTTCAACCTATGTCCAGTACTGGATAAGGAAATCAATGTCAAGAATGGTAGCACAGCATGCTAGGGGAATTCAAATTCCT TACACATTGTGCAGTGCAATAAATCAGATACAGAAAGCTAAAACAGCCCTTAACAGTGGCCACAAGAAATACCCAGATGATGATGAAATTGCAAAGCACACAGGTCTTTCTTTGGCTAAAATTAGATCGGCTAGCAAATGCTTAAGAGTTGTGGGTTCAATTGATCAGAAGATGGGACATTGCatcaatataaaatatatg GAACTTACACCTGATATGTCGGTAAAGAGCCCGGAAGAAACTGTCATGAGGCAACACATGATAAAAGACATTCATGATCTCTTAAGAGGCTTGGATTCAAGAGAGAGGCAAGCGTTGTTCCTACGGTATGGTCTTAAGGACAATCAGCCTAAATCACTTGAGGAATCTGGGAGGCTTCTTTGTGTGACCAAGGAGTGGATgcggaaaattgaaaagaaggCTCTAACAAAGCTAAGGGATGAAGATATCTGCAGAAATTTAAGCCATTATTTGGATTTGTAG